The following coding sequences are from one Beggiatoa alba B18LD window:
- a CDS encoding KTSC domain-containing protein: MERQLVKSSAIHSVGYDINTEILEVELHDGSLYEYYKVSKRVYDDLMRASSKGEFFNEYIRNSYINKKL, from the coding sequence ATGGAACGCCAACTTGTTAAATCTTCTGCTATCCATTCCGTTGGATATGATATCAACACCGAAATTTTAGAAGTTGAACTGCATGATGGTAGCCTTTACGAATACTATAAAGTTTCTAAAAGAGTTTATGACGACTTAATGCGAGCGTCTTCTAAAGGTGAGTTCTTTAACGAATATATTCGTAATAGTTACATCAATAAAAAATTGTAA
- a CDS encoding dihydroorotase — protein MTAKFSLKGGRVLDPATQLDQITDVHIAEGKIVAIGDAPAYFSADWELDVSQHLVCPGLVDLSVRLREPGAEHKGTIISETRAAACNGITTLCCPPDTNPVIDTPAVAELLQKRAEEAGMAKVLPLAALTQSLAGQHLASMGDLKEAGCIGVSNASLPVENTEVLRHAMEYAATHDMTIFLQAQDAWLGRAGCMHEGAYSVRLGLAGIPEEAEIIDVARCLLLIELTGVKAHFCRLTSARAVAMIAEARERGLSVTADVSAHHLFLTDLDIGEYNSQCHVHPPLRSERDKIGLRQGLLNGAIQAICSDHQPHEADAKLSPFVSTAAGISSLDSLLPLCLQLARDLEVDYLTMLNWVTVQPARILGITAGTLTVNQPADICVINPQLEWTLTLDTMHSIGRNSPFLGWSFLGKVVHTVIDGRLVSSVN, from the coding sequence ATGACAGCAAAATTCAGTCTTAAAGGGGGACGTGTTCTTGACCCCGCAACACAGCTCGACCAAATCACCGATGTACATATTGCTGAGGGGAAAATTGTAGCAATTGGTGACGCACCCGCTTATTTTTCTGCGGATTGGGAGCTAGATGTTAGCCAACATTTAGTTTGCCCTGGTTTGGTAGATTTAAGCGTGCGATTGCGCGAACCCGGTGCGGAGCATAAAGGGACAATTATTAGTGAAACCCGTGCGGCTGCATGTAATGGGATTACAACATTATGTTGTCCACCTGATACAAATCCCGTCATTGATACGCCTGCGGTTGCTGAATTGTTGCAAAAACGTGCGGAGGAAGCTGGCATGGCAAAAGTATTGCCGTTAGCCGCTTTAACGCAGAGTTTAGCAGGGCAACATTTGGCAAGCATGGGGGATTTAAAAGAAGCGGGGTGTATTGGGGTTAGTAATGCATCATTACCCGTCGAAAATACAGAAGTATTACGTCATGCCATGGAATACGCAGCAACGCATGACATGACGATTTTTTTACAAGCTCAAGATGCATGGTTAGGACGTGCAGGATGTATGCACGAAGGTGCGTATAGTGTCCGTTTGGGGTTGGCAGGTATTCCTGAAGAAGCGGAAATTATTGATGTTGCACGCTGTTTATTATTAATTGAATTAACAGGGGTTAAAGCACATTTTTGTCGTTTAACCAGTGCGCGAGCGGTAGCGATGATTGCCGAAGCGCGGGAGCGTGGTTTAAGCGTTACCGCTGATGTGAGCGCACATCATTTATTTTTAACTGATTTGGATATTGGCGAATATAATAGCCAGTGTCATGTACATCCGCCTTTACGTTCTGAGCGCGATAAAATAGGCTTGCGTCAAGGCTTACTGAATGGTGCAATTCAAGCGATTTGTTCTGACCATCAACCCCATGAAGCTGATGCGAAATTATCACCATTTGTGTCAACAGCGGCAGGGATTTCCAGTTTAGACAGTTTATTGCCCCTATGTTTACAACTTGCCCGCGATTTAGAAGTCGATTATTTAACAATGCTGAATTGGGTGACGGTACAGCCTGCACGCATTTTAGGGATTACTGCGGGGACTTTAACAGTCAATCAACCTGCTGATATTTGTGTAATTAATCCTCAATTAGAATGGACTTTAACGCTTGATACGATGCACAGTATTGGGCGCAACTCACCCTTTTTGGGCTGGTCATTTTTAGGCAAAGTCGTACATACTGTGATTGATGGGCGGTTAGTCAGTAGTGTGAACTGA
- a CDS encoding ABC transporter substrate-binding protein, whose protein sequence is MRSIFLLICLCLVFLLTACDTPPPQTLIRFGLAQAPVTLDPRFATDATSSRINRLLYHALIDFDSQFKPIPDLATWEQFSPTHYRFHLGTQGRVFHNGQRLTADDVKATYNYVLTAANASPHRGSLASIQDIQTPDPDTVDFILHKADPLFTGRLGLGIVPASLIAQQHPFNKQPIGSGEFRFLTWAQSSELHLERISDKQQVAFLEVKNPTVRVLKLRRGELDILQDDLPPELIRWLQQQSDIQVNMARGTSFAYLGFNLTDPSTRPLAVRQAIAYALNREAIIHYLFNDAARPASAILDPQHWAGNPQLASYAHNPTKARELLTQAGYSLENPLHLTYKTSNNPFRVRIATVIQQQLAEVGILVSIQTYDWGTFYGDIKSGRFQMFSLSWVGIKNPDIFRYAFHSTSIPPNGANRGRLNDAQIDQLIEQAEQQDTLDAQADYYRQVQARLYDELPYVPLWYENIILVTRPTIQHYTTHDGSFDELIHARLQH, encoded by the coding sequence ATGCGCAGTATTTTCTTGCTGATTTGCCTCTGCCTAGTTTTTCTATTAACTGCCTGCGACACTCCCCCGCCACAAACGCTAATCCGTTTCGGTCTTGCACAAGCCCCCGTGACCCTAGACCCTCGTTTTGCAACGGATGCAACCAGTAGCCGCATCAACCGACTGCTCTATCATGCACTGATTGATTTCGATAGCCAATTCAAACCCATTCCTGATTTAGCCACATGGGAACAATTCAGCCCTACCCATTACCGATTTCACTTAGGCACACAAGGGCGCGTTTTTCACAACGGACAACGCCTAACTGCTGACGATGTAAAAGCCACTTATAACTATGTCTTGACTGCTGCCAATGCTTCCCCGCATCGTGGCTCGCTTGCATCTATTCAAGACATTCAAACACCAGACCCTGATACGGTTGATTTCATCCTCCACAAAGCAGATCCCCTTTTTACGGGACGGCTCGGTCTAGGCATTGTTCCCGCGTCCCTGATTGCACAACAACATCCCTTTAATAAACAGCCTATTGGTAGTGGAGAATTTCGTTTTTTAACATGGGCACAAAGTAGCGAATTACATTTAGAACGTATTTCTGATAAGCAACAAGTTGCCTTTTTAGAAGTTAAAAATCCCACTGTGCGTGTTTTAAAACTACGACGCGGTGAACTCGATATTCTGCAAGATGACCTCCCCCCCGAACTGATTCGCTGGCTACAACAACAATCAGACATTCAAGTCAATATGGCGCGTGGTACTAGCTTTGCCTATTTAGGTTTTAATCTGACTGACCCCAGCACCCGCCCCTTAGCAGTACGCCAAGCCATTGCCTACGCACTCAATCGAGAAGCGATTATTCACTACCTTTTTAACGATGCCGCCCGCCCTGCCAGCGCAATCCTTGACCCACAACACTGGGCAGGGAATCCGCAATTAGCCAGTTATGCCCATAATCCAACTAAAGCCCGTGAATTACTCACACAAGCAGGCTATAGCTTAGAAAACCCGTTACACCTGACTTATAAAACTTCAAATAATCCCTTTCGTGTGCGCATTGCAACTGTGATTCAACAACAACTTGCCGAAGTGGGGATTTTAGTCTCGATACAAACTTATGATTGGGGAACTTTTTACGGAGATATTAAATCAGGACGTTTTCAAATGTTTAGCCTATCGTGGGTTGGCATTAAAAACCCCGACATTTTCCGCTACGCCTTTCATTCAACCTCAATTCCGCCTAATGGTGCAAATCGTGGACGTTTAAACGATGCACAAATAGACCAACTGATTGAACAAGCTGAACAACAAGACACTTTAGACGCGCAAGCAGACTATTACCGCCAAGTCCAAGCTCGTTTATACGATGAATTGCCTTATGTACCTTTATGGTATGAAAACATTATTTTAGTCACACGCCCAACGATTCAACACTATACGACCCACGATGGCAGTTTTGATGAATTAATTCATGCGCGATTGCAGCACTAA
- a CDS encoding sensor domain-containing diguanylate cyclase has product MELLIKHVLDTLAGLGHSERVALFSVQTAETGILAGGFNRGEFLPTGQIIHFTNTPLAEILETRKPATFNGILLDDILPFPSYSHQQTGFTCLCLPLISEESEGVIGIAVLAQEIGITQPDYQLQILGMLRTLIAAAMEKARLFQLATMDSLTGLYTRRYFDIRLHEEIVRLQRHGGDVSLILLDIDHFKRINDTYGHLHGDYILRGVAELLLNTTRRDIDIVSRYGGEEFIILLPHTGIEGAYVVAERIRQNCQDYPFKTPTEEACLITLSGGIATMNQVNLLNSEELIHRADLMLYAAKNSGRNQMMQYGLTSSL; this is encoded by the coding sequence ATGGAATTATTGATTAAACATGTATTAGATACCCTCGCAGGGCTTGGGCATAGTGAACGGGTTGCCTTATTTTCAGTACAAACCGCTGAAACGGGTATTTTAGCAGGCGGGTTTAATCGAGGAGAGTTCTTACCAACTGGTCAAATTATCCACTTTACCAACACCCCACTGGCTGAAATCTTAGAAACTCGCAAACCTGCAACATTCAACGGTATTTTGCTAGATGACATACTCCCCTTTCCCAGCTACAGCCATCAACAAACTGGCTTTACCTGCCTTTGTTTACCACTTATTAGTGAAGAAAGTGAAGGTGTTATCGGTATCGCAGTACTTGCCCAAGAAATAGGCATTACCCAACCTGATTATCAACTACAAATTTTAGGCATGTTACGCACCCTCATTGCTGCCGCGATGGAAAAAGCACGCTTATTCCAACTTGCGACAATGGATAGCCTAACAGGACTTTATACCCGCCGTTATTTTGATATTCGTTTACATGAAGAAATTGTCCGTTTACAACGGCATGGTGGCGATGTTTCACTGATTTTGCTGGATATAGACCATTTTAAACGCATTAATGATACCTACGGACATTTACACGGCGATTATATTTTACGGGGTGTTGCTGAATTACTGTTAAATACAACCCGTCGTGACATCGATATTGTCAGTCGTTATGGGGGGGAAGAATTCATTATCCTACTGCCTCACACAGGCATAGAAGGTGCTTATGTCGTTGCAGAACGCATTCGCCAAAATTGCCAAGATTATCCTTTTAAAACGCCAACAGAAGAAGCCTGTTTAATCACGCTTAGCGGTGGCATTGCAACGATGAATCAAGTGAACCTGCTAAATAGCGAAGAACTGATTCACCGCGCTGATTTAATGCTCTATGCTGCCAAAAACAGCGGGCGTAACCAAATGATGCAATACGGACTCACATCATCCCTCTAA
- the tadA gene encoding tRNA adenosine(34) deaminase TadA codes for MNIDLSLTADAYWMQYALRLASYAAHQGEVPIGAVLVQDNQCIAHGWNQPIQRHDPSAHAEIVALRHAANKVENYRLLNTTLYVTLEPCVMCAGAILHARVKRVVFGAYDPKTGAAGSRFDVLRDTRHNHQVDCVGGVLAEQCGDVLKAFFRQRR; via the coding sequence GTGAATATAGATTTATCACTTACGGCAGATGCGTATTGGATGCAATACGCATTACGCCTCGCTAGTTATGCGGCACATCAAGGCGAAGTGCCGATTGGTGCTGTGTTGGTTCAAGATAATCAATGTATTGCCCACGGTTGGAATCAACCGATTCAACGGCATGACCCAAGCGCACATGCTGAAATCGTTGCGTTACGCCATGCTGCTAATAAAGTAGAAAATTATCGTTTATTAAATACAACGTTATACGTAACACTAGAACCTTGCGTGATGTGTGCAGGAGCTATTTTACATGCACGGGTAAAACGGGTGGTCTTTGGCGCATATGATCCAAAAACAGGCGCGGCAGGCAGTCGTTTTGATGTATTGCGAGATACGAGACATAATCATCAAGTCGATTGTGTTGGGGGAGTTTTAGCAGAACAATGTGGTGACGTACTCAAAGCGTTTTTTCGTCAACGACGTTAA
- a CDS encoding enoyl-CoA hydratase/isomerase family protein — protein sequence MSDNNLMMNIDERGVAILTINRPEVHNAFDDALITYLTGTLMQLEDNPDVRVIVLKANGEHFSTGMDLRWLQKVMSYSKEENIHDAMALATLMKTLNQLSIPTIAIVQGATYGASVGLVACCDMVIASKQALFGLSEVKLGLIPAVISPYVIEAIGKRAARRYFLTGEIFDAHVAQQLGLVSEVVSPEELENYCNTLITHLLQNGPQAISAAKELVRAVSHGVIDDAMIALTAELIAMIRVSDEGREGISAFLEKRSPYWKITERKS from the coding sequence ATGTCCGATAATAATCTAATGATGAATATTGATGAGCGGGGGGTTGCCATTTTAACCATCAATCGCCCTGAGGTGCATAATGCGTTTGATGATGCATTAATTACCTATTTAACAGGGACATTAATGCAGTTAGAAGACAACCCTGATGTTCGTGTTATTGTCTTAAAAGCGAACGGTGAGCATTTTTCTACTGGTATGGATTTACGGTGGTTACAAAAAGTCATGAGTTATTCTAAAGAGGAGAATATACATGACGCGATGGCATTGGCAACTTTGATGAAAACGCTCAATCAGTTATCCATTCCAACTATTGCCATTGTACAAGGCGCAACTTATGGGGCAAGCGTTGGCTTAGTGGCATGTTGTGATATGGTGATTGCAAGCAAACAGGCTTTATTTGGATTATCTGAGGTTAAGCTAGGTTTAATTCCTGCCGTGATTTCACCCTATGTTATTGAGGCGATTGGTAAGCGTGCGGCTCGCCGTTATTTTTTAACAGGCGAAATTTTTGATGCACACGTTGCGCAACAATTAGGCTTAGTCAGTGAAGTTGTTTCTCCAGAAGAATTAGAAAATTATTGTAATACCCTTATTACGCATTTATTGCAAAATGGACCACAAGCCATTTCTGCCGCAAAAGAGCTGGTTCGTGCAGTTTCTCATGGTGTAATTGATGATGCCATGATTGCGCTAACGGCTGAATTAATCGCGATGATTCGCGTGTCAGATGAAGGACGGGAAGGAATTAGTGCCTTTTTAGAAAAACGTTCCCCTTATTGGAAAATAACAGAAAGGAAATCATGA
- the mgtE gene encoding magnesium transporter: METLPTTPPVTLEELYSAWQKAAFDELNELFAETHPSDIARFLESLPAKQRVIVWKSTEFDRAEVLSYMHDAERAELIHRMGAEEVAAATTEMDTDDAVDLLQTLSEQRVEQVLMAMDEEHRQQLSKVLFYDEDSAGGLMNVDTLTVRGDLSIKVILRYLRRHAELPDKTDALFVVDAENRYRGMLFLADIVTNNPDLLVEDIMSTQITPIPVNMPSQSVALLFEQHGFISVPVIDQDSTLLGRITVDDVLDVIREESDRTLLHRAGLDEEDDMFAPTLSTTWARAVWLGINLLTAFLASYVIGQFENALSQIVALAVLMPIVASMGGIAGTQTLTVMIRGIALGKVSSANAFWLLKKEVAVGVLNGLIWAVVVGIVAMIWFSSIKLGLVIGAAIVINLFFAAFSGMLLPLILKRLSIDPALAGGVILTTVTDVIGFAAFLGLATLWLL, encoded by the coding sequence ATGGAAACATTACCCACAACCCCACCCGTGACTTTAGAAGAACTCTATAGCGCGTGGCAAAAAGCCGCCTTTGATGAACTTAATGAATTATTTGCCGAAACCCATCCCAGTGATATTGCACGCTTTTTAGAATCTCTCCCTGCTAAACAACGAGTTATCGTTTGGAAATCCACCGAATTTGACCGCGCCGAAGTCTTATCGTACATGCATGATGCTGAACGGGCGGAATTAATCCATCGTATGGGTGCAGAAGAAGTTGCCGCAGCCACCACCGAAATGGATACCGATGACGCTGTTGACTTACTGCAAACCTTATCAGAACAACGTGTTGAACAAGTTTTGATGGCGATGGATGAAGAACATCGACAACAATTGTCGAAAGTGCTGTTTTATGACGAAGACAGCGCGGGCGGTTTGATGAATGTCGATACACTCACCGTGCGCGGTGATTTATCTATCAAAGTTATTTTACGCTATTTACGCCGTCATGCAGAATTGCCTGATAAAACAGATGCATTATTCGTTGTCGACGCAGAAAATCGCTATCGGGGCATGTTATTTCTGGCTGATATTGTGACTAATAACCCTGATTTATTGGTGGAAGACATCATGTCCACCCAAATTACCCCGATTCCCGTCAACATGCCTTCTCAATCAGTTGCTTTACTCTTTGAGCAACATGGTTTTATCTCAGTGCCTGTGATAGACCAAGATTCCACCCTATTAGGACGGATTACGGTTGACGATGTATTAGACGTTATCCGCGAAGAATCTGACCGCACCTTATTACATCGTGCAGGTTTAGATGAAGAAGATGATATGTTTGCCCCAACACTCAGCACCACATGGGCAAGAGCAGTATGGCTAGGTATCAACTTACTCACTGCTTTTTTAGCCTCTTATGTGATTGGACAATTTGAAAATGCCCTCTCGCAAATCGTCGCCCTTGCGGTTCTTATGCCGATTGTTGCCAGTATGGGCGGCATTGCAGGTACTCAAACCTTAACCGTGATGATACGCGGTATCGCACTTGGAAAAGTCAGCAGTGCCAATGCCTTTTGGCTCTTAAAAAAAGAAGTCGCTGTCGGTGTTTTAAACGGCTTAATATGGGCAGTTGTGGTAGGCATTGTCGCAATGATATGGTTTAGCAGTATAAAACTGGGGCTTGTCATTGGCGCGGCGATTGTCATCAATCTATTTTTTGCCGCCTTCTCAGGCATGTTACTGCCCTTAATTCTAAAGCGTTTATCAATAGACCCAGCCCTTGCTGGTGGTGTTATTTTAACTACCGTGACGGACGTTATTGGCTTTGCCGCATTTTTAGGGTTAGCTACCTTGTGGCTTTTATAG